cACCCTCCTCACAccaaggtatatacatctcgagcgtgagactagacattaatggatgATTCGATAGCGGTCtgatgttaagaagtggactttaagcctaacaaacaacaaatatcactaGGATAGACTTTAACATGAAGTTGATaacatgttaagaagtggactttaagcctaactcaaccgcacaaaaccgacttgtaaagtgaggttttcacccacttatatactctaaattgaccttatctctaatcgatataAGACTTCtaacatataacatatattaaaattaaaaatattatttttatttatatattaatttgtatacaCATTACAAAAATTGGGGGTGAGGAATGGGAAATAAAGCTCTCGTCAGTTACCACATAGTCCGTAACTACTAAATTGTATGGATATAACTGTATCTTGCATTTTTAAAGCGGGTCAAGACAACCCGGCTTGCATTTTGTGGGCCAACTGGTCAAATTGGTCTGCATTACCTTCCTCagtaaaaatatgaatttaaaaacaTGCATTGGTTTGGTACAAGTGGTTAATACTTTTAGAATGAAATTTTgaacttaaaaataaagaatcttATTAATTTGAGATGTTTGGATTTTAGCTTGTTTCATGTTGTGTATATTTAGACTGTGATGTGTTTGCTTGATATATCTTAACCCATGTTGGCCTAATAAATCTCGACCTATGTTGACCTGATATATGTTAGCTGTAATGGCCTGGAGCATCATGGTTTAAGATGACTTCGAACATCACAACCTGTGATGGTCAGGTACATCTCGGCCCATGTTAGCCTGATACATCTTGGCCTATTTTGGCCTGATACATCTTGGCCTATGTTGGAATAGTACATCTCGATCTATGTTGGCATGATACATCTCAGTTTATATTGGTTTGATATACATCTAAGTCTATGTTGATCTAATAAATCTTAATTTATGTTGGTCTAACACATCTTAGTTTATGATGGTCTGGTATATCTCAACCTATGATAGCCTAAAACATTTAAGTCTATAGTAGCCTGGAACATCATAGTTTAAGATGACTTTGGACATCCTAATTTATATTGACCTGATACATCTCAACCTATGACAATATAGAAGTTATAAACCTAAGATAGCCTAAATGTTGTCAACCTAAGATGATGACCCACACCATATTGTTAACTAAAAGTATGACTTAGGATTAAAGAGAATTATATTGATAGCTAATAAAggttaattaatgtaattttatgcAAGTTCAAGCTAACTAAATAAAGGATAACAAGTCTAGCAAAAATAACACTATTCACTATATAATTAGGGAcatattcattattataatatttacatgATGATTTCAGTATTGTAAAAACATGATATAAAATACAGTAAATGTGAACTAAATTGatctttataaaattgaaaaaactatTAGgctttacttaattttaaacattagaacatctgagttttgattgaattatttttacatacATATTGTGTAGGTCTGTAgtgtatatgtttttttattcaagaAACATTTCGGTCGTTCagacaaaaatatcttaaaagagAGATGTTGAATATAACTTAGTTTTACTCAAGTAAGATTTCTTTTGCACAAGTGGAGGCAAATGATTAAGAAACGAGGTTCGGAAATATCAGTGGGTAACTTTTTCCAGCCTTATGTCATGTTAgtgttttttcatcttttatgaACACTTTTGACTTACAACACTAAAGCAAAAcctttgtatatatttttatacatatttttgtttattttaaattcattcttACATGTGACTATTTCTTTGAATGTTTTAACAACGACATTAGTTTTGCTTGtcgctttcttcttcttttattatgtcaatgaatcttttttttaaagacaTTACTAGTTAATTAAGACATATTTAGATTTAATCCATCGTTTTGCATTGATATATATTCAAGATTAAGTGACAATGATATTGGGACATttgtttaacaaaatataagcTTAATACGTGACCAAATTGTAAGAAAAGTTGAACATTAgggtcattttttttctttagtggTGAATATTCAGAAATTTTTCTTATTCACTCTATTAAGGAGATAAtaacataaaagataaaattacgcatactacaaaaatataaagaagtgaaattataaaagaaagaaagacataattatgttttatattaatttgattttatctaaatttaaaatagtttcaatatattaaaaacgtGATTCACACTAATAGTGTAATCATTCGAGatagaataattttatgaaaacctATTACAAAAAAGtacacaattatttttaaatttaatgtgaaaaaaattcTTACGGGGTACTAAAAATCAATTATAGATAGCAAAACGATATAAAAACATAAGAACTTCTTAAACTTCAAAATTCTCGtaaaagtttttatataaaagaaattaacacaaatataataacttaataataataaaaataaaataataatattaattagttatattatttaggattggattttgaaaacaataaaagaataatgtattatatttttattaccatTATTGATGTTTAACTTATGATATAAATCTTtgtaaaatttatgtttaaaatattgttaaaaaaatattattaaaatatgatgttgCATGTAATATAATTTAGGATAAGGACATAATGGAGAAtgtgaaaaagaagagaagtaGAGAGGAGTGGAAAAGAAGGTTAGGAGAGTACTGCTGATACCACACTTCTTAGACGGAAAGAAACCTAAAAGTAAAATCTAAGACTACGGCTTAAATCAAAGGAGCTTTTCTATTTGCCCACATGGCACGTGTTAGAGGTTAATTAGTCTCTATAATGCAATAATTATGTACTCACAAGAATCTTTCATCCTAAATGCAATCTTTTTCTCTCCAAATCTAATATACatacacatttttaatattacacTACCAAATCAACAACAAACTAATTCATGTACTTTTCCATAActttaaatcaatttattataagtaatcattgtaaaaaaataataacacaaaaaaaaaaaatatatatatatatatatatatatatatatatatgtgtgtgtgtgtgtaaaaaCAAAACTTGATGGTATcacagaagaaacaaaaatatcactTAAACTGATAGAGAAATTTgttttaaggaaataaaaaataatatatttaaccttataacataaaacaatcaaaatatgtatttttggTTGGTGAGAATTAGTTACTTTTCTGCgctttgtattttaataaattatattatgtatattgaagtattatattaattttattcagaTAAAGTAAAGATGATATGAAAATAGATGTGTacatatcataatttttaagatACATATTTCATTATGACTCTATATGTCATTTAGTTTTGTCAGCATTAGTGAATATTGTCAGGTTTACTTATAATTAAtgcaatgaaaaattaaaattattaatagttattaatggatttttttACCATTGATACTTACTAACAGATAAAAAGTCTATcgaaaaaaattcatcaacgagcattttattgacattttttttgttgataattttgttttagtgaCAAATTTGTATTCTTATCAacgaatttttttattgataagtatggttttttttgttgtgtattCTTTATAAAGTATCATACATTTGCATATCACACCACTCATGGAACCACACGCTTTTACAAactcattcattcattaattaaatcaattaatcaTTCACAATCAATTAAACTCAAGTGCTTGCACATACTACCAAATTGAATACCTTTcatattatcaattattaatattacgTCATTATAGACACACAAATTTACTTTTGAAAGACTTGTCATTGAGTAGGCTTAAAGATTTTTCACATGTCATACTTTCTTTATTCATACAAAGTTAATTTCATGTCAAGAATTAAATTATCCTTATATGACAAGGTAAATTATTTATAACCTACTAAATGCGTTCTTTTTCACATTACATTATAGGTTATAGGAATCTCTATTCTTACAACATAAGATCTTCTTTTACGTATATCCAATATCAATAGAGTtaagataatattttcaaattaccATTGAATGCACAACTTACAACCTTTCAACatagtatttcttttttatatacaaCTACGTTCACATCACAAACAATATGGACACAGTTTCTTAGTTTTACTTAaccttataaatatattcaaatcataGAATAATAGATTATACTTTACTTTACTTGATCCATGTATCATAAATCTTACACTTGAtcttaattactaatttaatcatttagacTAATTAAGTTGAGTTAAGTTTTTTCAGAACTGCAGATTTTATTGTAACTTTTAGATGAACTAAATCTTGAAGTGaactttacttttaattagattttgaaaaataatggcacaatattaaataaaattagaagtgAGTGAAATCCAAACATAGCTTTCATTTGTAAAGTTGATTATCCAAATAGGTGAGTTTGTATCTTTGCGTGTTACTTTTTGAATTGAGGTATGAAGATGATGGATGATCTGATTTCAGGTTTTTGCCAACTTTTTGAAGTTGTGATATCACCATCTATCCTATCTAAAACATttccaccataatttattttactttcccATTCAACTTAATTCATCATTATAGATCACTGTGGTGGGCCAACtccaatgaaaaaaaagaaaaaaatcaaccaataaataaataaaggaagtCTCTTGTACTTTTATTTCGCAgcaaaaaatagaataataaaaagataagctTTGACCACGGGAACACACTGATAATAGCAAACATGGATATTCTTTTTCTCATAAATATGTAccaaaatatgatttataaattttttatatgcaaTCAGAAAATCATGTTTTTCATAGGAAAAACTTTAAGATTACGTAATATTAAGggtattttttatcttttacacacattatggaggtgcagaaagaaatatGCTAGAAAGTCCAATCCAATTGGTAGAAGAAAAAACACTagttaagaatataaaaataggGAATTGCTTCCTGCACCACATGGTTTCCTTTCTGCACCTTAACAattctgtaatttattttctagaataataaaacaattccGGACAGCAATCACCCCTTCCTAtaaccgaaaaaaaaaaaatctgatagTCTTTATGATGGGGTGGATGAAGAGAAGTGatggggtgcaggaagcaaAACCCATAAAAATATGTCTTAGAGTGGTGCTAGATAAAAAGTGAGTTGTTTGTCTCAAATCTGAAGCCCAATTACAATCCATATTGCAAAAAACTAGCccatattatcaataaaaaaaggagacacttttgaaattttgagtgAGATATGTGTTTATTTTCACACAAGTAAACTATttactttataataaaataaaattctcaactattaaaattaagtaaatgtAGTCGCTAATAAATTTCTTATTGCCAAAACAGTTAATTTTTCatgtaattatttgatttttataataaatttgaaagacttaattaatttttaagattttgataaatttataattaagttttaattttgtttttaaagattaattgtATACTAAAactagtttttataaaattattgataactattaaatattaattacgtgtttaattatttaaattattaataaaatttaaatgaaatgaacatattaaaattttatatttaaattatttttttttatcgtattAAGATACgtaaatgtttattatatcaaattaaCTATTTATCCCAATAAACTATTCATAATAAATTGTGATGATACTTTCTATCCACCTATGTAAAGTGTCAAATTTAATacacattaaacatttttttttgtgtgaacTCAGTAGTTTTCTCAAACAAAAAACTTAAAGTTGAGTgcaattaattttgatataaaatggGAACATTGAAAGAATATTTGAACAAACCCTGCATATAATTATTTGAGTGCtttttatatagttataaatttgatatatatatatatatatatatatatatatatatatatatatatatatatataaaatattcttttaacttGTAAATTTTTTCTCGacattttttctctattttttttgttttattttatatgtattaaaatttcCTCAACTTTTATTGTACTTTTTGTCTTATTACagcattaattatatatttttttcaattacgttaaaaatgtatatcatcaatttcaataaattaaatattatattggttatttttatttttttaatattaattattgattatctTCACTTACATGAAAACATTTCacttttagataattttatttaaaatttatacagttatacattttttaatatttgacacaaaaaaataagaacaaatgtctttaatattgaatatatgataattatgtttctcttattgtaatttttttttataaataaattaattaatattaaaacataaaaaaatgtaaatatgttTGTGAATACTTAATTTTAAACTCACAGGATATAAACATAAGTAAGGATGCCATTCTGAGatataatttgaattgaaaaagaattttatattttccttgttttgttTAGATGAATAGATGAATTGAGGATAAAATGGAAGGTTAGGCTCTGCCACAGGCTCTGGAAAGCAGATAGAAAAGGATGATGACGGGTTTACTGGGTTGTTCTTTCCATAACCAAACAACTCTGAAACTGCCTTCAATTCCCACTTTCTCTTCCTTACCTTtccttttcaaaaattcaacCTTTTCTTTCCACAAATCTCCATTGCCACGTCCCATCAAAGCTCTCTCTTCTGCCATCCTCCAAACAGCTCCTCAAGAACAGGGTCAGTCTCAGGgtttcttctctttcactttaCCAGCGGAactgaataataaaatatcaatttggtCCTTGCAGGTGTCAAGCTTCAATGGAAGGCCACGGTGGACTTCAAGTGGATAAAGGATAACAAGGAAACTGTTGCTGCCAACTTAAGGAACCGTAACTCTGATGCTGATTTGGATCTTGTTCTCCACCTTTATGACGAAATGCTTACTCTTCAGAAGGTTATGTCATGTTACGTTTCTCTTCTatccttttcctcttctttaAACAACCTATTCTGAATAGATTGAAATATAGCAGTCCATTCAATGTCTTGTTTTTCATTGATGAATACCTGCTGTTTCTCAGTTTCGTAGAGCAAAGATAATGGGTGAATTTCTGGAGCTTATTTCGTGGCTTGTATTTGGATAAAGTTCTCTTCTTATGCTTACACGAAAAATAAACCATCAAACTCGAGTGGTTCCTAAaggaataaatttgtttaagtaATCCCTTGAAATATTGAGTATTCATCTCCTTAATTCATCTGACGTTAAGGGACTAACTTGAAGGAGTTTTCACTTGTTAAGAGACTACATAAAGCCTCCTTGGACAAATTTGTCCATACGTCCTTTTAGGAGAAAATAGCTAAATAAGTTTTTCATGAGTTAAAATTATCTTATGCGTCAACTAAAATATAGTAGAAGCTCTATCGCATAACTtctccaattttattttatttttttaaacttgtgtATGAGGTAAATTTAGGGCATGGAGaagtttgtttcattttttccCCTCTACTATGAGTGTTTTATAGGAAAGTTTGTCCATAGAGGCCCTTCATAAGATTTCAAACACTTCCCATATTAATTAGATAGTTTGTTTTACTTACACTATATATACGAGAGCAATAGTGCAGGGGTCTTTCATCCAACTTCTCCAAAGAAGGTACATAAGATGACTTTTGCTCATGAGAGAAATTCAACTCATTTTACCttcgagtttttttttttcctcttgcaAGTGTTTATGgagaattttattaatatgaaacaaaaacttataagattatgttaaatataagCTACCAACCGTGGATTAAATGCTTGAAAGATGGGTATTTGTGTAATGTCTTCAGCTCTTTGTTCTCAATGGCTTGGCTAATTTGTTTCTTACAGATAGCAGGAAGTTGAGAGGGTTCGTGGAGAAAGAAATGCAGTTGCTAACAAGATGAAAGGAAAACTAGATCCTTCTGAGCGTCAAAGATTGATTGAGGAAGGTACTTTAGGTGCTATTGTTCACCCAACTATGCATTTTGGGTAAATTTCTTAAAACTGACGCTTTTTGTATGCAGGAAAGAATTTGAAGGAGGGACTTGCTGCTTTGGAAGACGACCTAGTGGAGCTTAATAATAAGCTTCAGCTGGAAGCACAGTGTATACCAAACATGACACATCCCGATGTTCCAATAGGAGGGGAGGATTGTTCCACCATAAGGAAAACGGTATTTCagttattaaaaatttcttcctttcttcttctggAAGAGAAAAGTTGGTTGTTGATGATGTTCATGCATTGATTTCTTTTcctcaaatattaattattgtgaATGTGTAACATTTTAGGTTGGCAGTTCTCCAAATTTCAGCTTTCCTGTCAAGGATCATCTCCAACTAGGGAAGGAGCTTGATCTATTTGATTTTGATGCAGCTGCAGAGGTATACTTAGATTAATTTAAGGCATTAATTAAAGCATCATTTATTTGGCGCTTGGCAAAGTCTGATATCATTTTGAGTTGTGGGGTTATATGTGAAATGTTGCACTGTGATCCTGAAATGGTATTAGAATCTATTAAATTAGTATCACTTATTATTTTCCAGGGAATGAATGTGTATCTTGAGGTAGCATATTCTCTTATGTGAATGTAGCCAATAATGGTTTTGTATATGACATGAAATTGACGAGGTCTTGaacttttctaaaattaaatgcTTCATCTCTATCACTGTCCTTGTATACAATATTGAGACCTCATTCTCAGTTCTAACTTTtacaataactttttataattaactttgATGGTAACTTATtccttactttttattttaatcttcaaGATGAAGTTTAGATCCTCAAAAGAACTAGGATATGATTGGCAGTTGACTTATGTTTGTCTTTTAGATGTATATCTAACATGCTGCTTCACAGGTCAGCGGGTCAAAGTTCTACTACCTGAAAAATGAAGCAGTTTTGTTAGAGATGGCTCTTGTAAATTGGACACTCTCTGAAGTGATGAAGAGAGGGTTTACGCCATTAACAACCCCTGAAATTGTGCGATCCTCTGTTGTTGAAAAATGTGGATTCCAACCGCGTGCAAATAATACCCAGGTTTGTGAGTGTGTATCTCTTAACAATGCTCTCTTTCtcaaatttgttattaaattattcttgACCTTCATAATCATGGACATAAGATTCATAGCTCATGACAAACATTTTTGCCAACCATTTATCCGCGTTAGAAGAATTTGTCCTTTTAATCTTTCAGTTTCCatcttgttttatattttgctAGAGCTAAGGGCTACAAAGGTCGTacaattataatcataatacGACTTCCAACCTTGTTTCACGATGCAAAACATTGCATCgtcatttaatttttcctaAAATTTCCTCGAATGTCCTGTGTTTAATTAGATGATTGAAGTTCATAGCGTGTGTTGATGTTCTTGCCAAACATTGAACAGATTTATTCCATCGATGACAGTGACCAATGCCTCATCGGCACTGCAGAGATTCCTGTTGGTGGCCTTCATATGGATTCTATACTCTCTGACTCATTCCTACCTTTAAAATATGTGGCATTTTCTCATTGTTTCCGAACGGAGGCTGGTGCTGCTGGCACTGCGACAAGGTTCGAACATTCTAGTTTTGACCAATGGATTGGAATCCccttaataattttcaatcttttttaatatacagGGGGATAAAAACCATTAAATACTTTCTTTTGTTGCATGTATTAGATAGGActttactaaatttatttaaccaGTTGAATTTCCTATTCTAAATGTCTTATAGTACAAACTAATGTTAATGTCTTCAAATATTTGGTTTTTCAACCTTTTCTGATCATAGTTGTCACTGACTACTGAGCAGAGGTCTTTATCGAGTTCACCAGTTCAGCAAGGTtgaaatgtttattttctgccGCCCCGAAGAGAGTGAACATTACCATCAAGAGCTGATTAAAATTGAAGAAGACCTCTTCTCATCTCTGGGATTGCATTTTAAGTGAGCGCTGCTACTTTTCACTTTTAGTTCTTACACTCTTTCTTCATTGTTTAACATAATtccattattatatttattctaataaCTAAGCTTCAATGCAGAACTTTGGATATGGCTTCTGCAGATCTGGGTGCACCTGCTTATCGTAAATTTGATGTGGAGGCATGGATGCCTGGTTTAGAAAGGTTTGGTGAGGTACTGCAACAGCTCTTTCCTTTTCCATCTTG
This DNA window, taken from Vigna radiata var. radiata cultivar VC1973A chromosome 5, Vradiata_ver6, whole genome shotgun sequence, encodes the following:
- the LOC106762381 gene encoding serine--tRNA ligase, chloroplastic/mitochondrial isoform X1, whose translation is MMTGLLGCSFHNQTTLKLPSIPTFSSLPFLFKNSTFSFHKSPLPRPIKALSSAILQTAPQEQGVKLQWKATVDFKWIKDNKETVAANLRNRNSDADLDLVLHLYDEMLTLQKEVERVRGERNAVANKMKGKLDPSERQRLIEEGKNLKEGLAALEDDLVELNNKLQLEAQCIPNMTHPDVPIGGEDCSTIRKTVGSSPNFSFPVKDHLQLGKELDLFDFDAAAEVSGSKFYYLKNEAVLLEMALVNWTLSEVMKRGFTPLTTPEIVRSSVVEKCGFQPRANNTQIYSIDDSDQCLIGTAEIPVGGLHMDSILSDSFLPLKYVAFSHCFRTEAGAAGTATRGLYRVHQFSKVEMFIFCRPEESEHYHQELIKIEEDLFSSLGLHFKTLDMASADLGAPAYRKFDVEAWMPGLERFGEISSASNCTDYQSRRLGIRYRPASEALGSGKKSKGNLAPPQFVHTLNATACAVPRMIICLLENYQQEDGSVLIPEPLRPFMGGLSVISRKSL
- the LOC106762381 gene encoding serine--tRNA ligase, chloroplastic/mitochondrial isoform X2 — protein: MKGKLDPSERQRLIEEGKNLKEGLAALEDDLVELNNKLQLEAQCIPNMTHPDVPIGGEDCSTIRKTVGSSPNFSFPVKDHLQLGKELDLFDFDAAAEVSGSKFYYLKNEAVLLEMALVNWTLSEVMKRGFTPLTTPEIVRSSVVEKCGFQPRANNTQIYSIDDSDQCLIGTAEIPVGGLHMDSILSDSFLPLKYVAFSHCFRTEAGAAGTATRGLYRVHQFSKVEMFIFCRPEESEHYHQELIKIEEDLFSSLGLHFKTLDMASADLGAPAYRKFDVEAWMPGLERFGEISSASNCTDYQSRRLGIRYRPASEALGSGKKSKGNLAPPQFVHTLNATACAVPRMIICLLENYQQEDGSVLIPEPLRPFMGGLSVISRKSL